In one window of Vibrio sp. DW001 DNA:
- a CDS encoding TolC family protein, whose amino-acid sequence MKTKIKISITTMLCVISLFGCSSMRTEYQQPEIDTPESWPQERVLDANVQSSEQESGTIERPDRWWTLFEDSQLNSLIDQVLKSNSDLEKATLTLRKARMEAGISENNKVPTISYSQDSSYEYDTGSGTSDTNFDSKLSLSYELDLWGRVNAVVDADEWSARASYEDRENMAQNLVVTTATLYWKVGYLNQMLALTKQNITGTERVATLTKYKYNIGSATRLEVLESTQTLFNQQVQLNQLQQELSETLNAMSTLLNQPLQDTGITIEQLSVQPVPDIEPGIPSDLLLRRPDVQATLYALKSSLANKDAIDASYMPTFELTSSLSTSSSNLLELLQNPVAKLGSGIVLPFLEWHEMELNKSISELDYQMAVVDYRSTIYQAFEEVANLLTAKERYYYQGNIYKEKYVNAKEIERIYASKYENGASDIIDWINAMESRRSIESSLLENRYNQFVTQVNLYKSLGGGDIAPEA is encoded by the coding sequence ATGAAAACTAAAATAAAAATTTCTATCACAACGATGTTATGTGTTATTTCGTTGTTTGGTTGCAGCTCAATGCGTACTGAATATCAACAGCCAGAAATTGACACGCCAGAAAGCTGGCCTCAGGAGCGAGTGTTGGATGCTAATGTTCAGTCATCAGAGCAGGAAAGTGGCACAATTGAACGGCCTGATAGGTGGTGGACGTTGTTTGAAGACTCACAGTTAAATAGCCTTATAGACCAAGTGTTGAAATCAAACAGTGATTTAGAGAAAGCGACGCTTACGTTAAGAAAAGCACGAATGGAGGCCGGGATCAGTGAAAACAACAAGGTACCGACAATCAGTTATTCACAGGATTCATCATATGAATATGATACAGGTTCGGGCACGTCAGATACCAATTTTGATTCAAAATTATCCCTGAGCTATGAGTTGGATCTTTGGGGACGAGTAAATGCGGTTGTTGACGCAGATGAATGGTCTGCGAGAGCAAGCTACGAAGATAGAGAAAATATGGCACAAAATCTGGTGGTGACAACGGCTACGCTTTATTGGAAAGTGGGGTATCTCAACCAGATGCTTGCGCTGACAAAACAGAACATAACAGGTACAGAGCGTGTCGCCACGTTAACAAAATACAAATATAACATTGGCTCTGCCACCCGATTGGAAGTGCTTGAATCGACGCAAACCCTGTTTAACCAGCAGGTGCAGTTGAATCAATTACAACAAGAGTTGTCAGAAACTCTAAACGCGATGTCCACACTACTTAACCAACCCTTGCAAGATACGGGCATAACAATTGAGCAACTATCGGTTCAACCTGTACCTGATATTGAACCGGGAATACCTTCAGATCTTTTGTTACGCAGGCCGGATGTCCAAGCCACCTTGTATGCGCTGAAATCATCCCTTGCGAATAAAGATGCAATAGACGCAAGCTATATGCCGACATTTGAGCTAACCAGTTCATTAAGTACCTCATCTTCAAACTTATTAGAGTTACTGCAAAATCCAGTAGCTAAATTGGGAAGTGGCATTGTTTTGCCCTTTCTTGAATGGCACGAGATGGAGTTAAACAAAAGTATTTCTGAACTCGACTATCAGATGGCAGTTGTTGATTATAGAAGTACAATTTATCAAGCATTTGAAGAGGTAGCTAATCTGCTTACGGCAAAAGAACGCTATTACTATCAGGGCAACATATATAAAGAGAAGTACGTTAACGCTAAGGAAATAGAACGTATTTACGCGAGTAAATACGAAAATGGAGCAAGTGATATCATTGACTGGATTAACGCAATGGAGTCGAGGCGCAGTATTGAATCATCGTTGTTGGAAAATCGATATAACCAGTTTGTGACTCAGGTAAATCTCTACAAGTCACTTGGCGGTGGCGATATTGCCCCAGAGGCTTAA
- a CDS encoding ATP-binding protein, with product MRRFYIEAFFGLLVLFFASLIAYDTIVNQLNTDNEYVLEDLEGAAFRDMLMTMSDSQGQEQVLTVLNDFVGNTTKTLTVFPRSDVPDEVKNYFNNDRAHPFTFYDDERDFWFMLSSLDTIYRIQPDADSYLRKAIEFDEVILLGFILGGFFIYTSGLIWFLSRKINSLELATMKFAQGDFNFRAPTGSRHRVGSLNESFNYMANKISYLITSNRSLTNSVAHDLRTPIFRIQWQAEMLQDENLTQQQHEKITSIIEDTEEMEQMVDDLLYFAKVERPDSVLSIERLECTPYLKGLVNKLPKNKTVIVDLCITEGLFVEADGALLKRAINNLLSNALRYAEQNILLSATMENDEVVFIVEDDGPGIPSDHWNFIFDPFYSADPSRNKANTGFGLGLAIVKLITERHGGQVEVGASILGGAKFTLRLDRLSDESDKQ from the coding sequence ATGCGCCGGTTCTATATAGAGGCATTTTTCGGTTTATTGGTGCTGTTCTTCGCGAGTTTAATAGCGTATGACACCATAGTAAATCAACTCAATACCGACAATGAGTATGTACTAGAAGATCTGGAAGGCGCTGCATTTCGAGACATGTTAATGACCATGTCCGATAGTCAGGGACAAGAACAAGTCCTCACTGTCCTAAACGATTTTGTCGGCAATACTACTAAAACTCTCACCGTATTCCCTCGTTCAGACGTTCCTGATGAAGTAAAAAACTACTTCAATAATGACCGAGCGCATCCGTTTACTTTTTACGATGATGAGCGAGATTTTTGGTTTATGCTCTCGTCTCTCGACACCATCTATCGAATTCAACCCGATGCCGATTCATACCTTCGTAAAGCGATCGAGTTTGATGAAGTCATTCTTCTAGGCTTTATCTTAGGCGGTTTCTTTATTTACACATCCGGTCTTATCTGGTTTCTCAGCCGAAAAATAAACTCACTTGAACTGGCCACCATGAAATTTGCCCAAGGTGATTTTAACTTCAGAGCACCGACAGGCAGTAGACATAGAGTGGGTTCGCTCAACGAGAGTTTTAATTACATGGCGAACAAAATTTCTTACCTAATTACGAGCAACCGGTCACTGACTAATTCGGTCGCACATGATTTAAGAACACCAATTTTCAGGATTCAATGGCAAGCCGAGATGTTACAGGACGAGAACTTAACTCAACAACAGCACGAGAAAATCACCAGTATTATCGAAGATACCGAAGAGATGGAGCAGATGGTCGATGACCTGCTTTACTTCGCCAAAGTTGAGCGTCCAGATTCTGTATTGAGCATAGAAAGACTTGAATGCACCCCTTACCTCAAAGGTTTAGTAAACAAATTACCGAAAAATAAAACAGTGATAGTGGATCTTTGCATCACTGAAGGTCTTTTCGTCGAAGCCGATGGCGCCTTACTCAAACGTGCCATCAATAATTTGCTCTCTAATGCCCTGCGGTATGCAGAACAGAACATTCTACTGTCCGCGACAATGGAAAATGATGAAGTGGTATTTATTGTCGAAGACGACGGTCCGGGGATTCCTAGCGATCACTGGAACTTCATTTTCGACCCTTTCTATAGTGCTGACCCGTCTCGAAACAAAGCCAACACGGGATTCGGTTTAGGTTTGGCAATTGTTAAACTTATCACTGAACGACATGGTGGTCAGGTGGAAGTTGGAGCCAGTATATTGGGTGGTGCGAAATTTACTCTGCGGCTCGATCGTTTGTCCGATGAGTCTGACAAACAATGA
- the ompV gene encoding outer membrane protein OmpV — translation MKQLTILISTLVAATAVHAAGDTYIRNGNIYTKENSWIAELGAAGASDLFKDQKHNATLLGNFGYQGEDFNATLQSINYRFLGNTGDMFNMSGYIGSSGLAYDQDTSNFLKGMDKRKASLDLGINADFALSQGTISTYFQQDVTDTYDGYLAGVTYFLPMSVGRMDLVPFAGLTYQSEDYVDYYFGVKNKEATQTRKAYKGNADISYNLGYKLIMPINDRWELTQTTAYTHLGDKISDSPIVDSANQWVVGATAAYRF, via the coding sequence ATGAAACAACTGACCATTCTTATCTCTACTCTTGTTGCCGCTACTGCAGTACATGCGGCAGGTGATACATACATTCGAAACGGTAACATCTATACCAAAGAGAACAGCTGGATTGCTGAGTTAGGAGCCGCGGGTGCAAGTGATTTGTTTAAGGATCAAAAACACAACGCTACCCTACTGGGCAATTTTGGTTATCAGGGTGAGGACTTCAATGCGACACTGCAAAGCATTAACTACCGTTTCCTTGGTAACACTGGTGACATGTTCAACATGAGTGGCTACATAGGGTCATCCGGTCTGGCATACGACCAAGATACATCAAATTTTTTAAAAGGAATGGACAAACGTAAAGCCAGTTTGGATCTCGGTATCAATGCTGACTTTGCGCTATCTCAAGGTACTATTTCTACGTACTTCCAACAAGACGTGACAGACACATACGATGGTTACTTGGCTGGTGTGACATATTTCCTTCCAATGAGTGTTGGACGTATGGATTTGGTTCCATTTGCAGGTTTGACATACCAGAGTGAAGATTACGTAGATTACTACTTCGGTGTAAAAAATAAAGAAGCGACTCAAACACGTAAGGCCTATAAAGGTAACGCTGATATCTCTTACAACCTTGGTTACAAGCTAATTATGCCCATCAATGATAGATGGGAACTAACACAAACAACGGCTTACACTCATCTTGGTGACAAAATATCCGATTCACCAATTGTAGACAGTGCCAATCAGTGGGTAGTTGGTGCAACGGCCGCATATCGTTTCTGA